From Osmerus mordax isolate fOsmMor3 chromosome 8, fOsmMor3.pri, whole genome shotgun sequence, a single genomic window includes:
- the LOC136947396 gene encoding serine/threonine-protein kinase PAK 6-like isoform X1, with protein sequence MPLSVVQNSPTMALKEKLASCFNRGPSHIPQAFPFCSAGCLGMFRRKKKRRPEISAPRDFEHRVHTSFDTAKGCFVGLPPQWQSVIETLRRPKPVVDPSRITNVELRPKKTMVRGSFIGHGDYIAQVIAEMTKVSVTSSNSLRRSSPSARKRAQSMGRLGELIEGDTYEYQLQTLHKAGGNSTCWQDRVRQVRSESGSPKLVPKKSSTLQPNGVLPRAKSSYEMETSSIGNPALLPRTSISTTPREGGTMGHRTTDRLGKQTNMERTANQRPSSCVYNLQTGKQAGANVRAKPAVNHMPDLLSTSKEMPRRPHSSYDLKVNSSGFSPLPLPNGTSSPIAGRGRTNRPLRPSSSYTIGLSPVINTGQDASQSLLPKQDSPSQPRPSPTGSPATSSVRGYDPSLRPAQQAKLRPGLEPETAKVTHEQFKSALQMVVDKGDPRILLENFVKIGEGSTGVVCIAREKHSGRQVAVKMMDLRKQQRRELLFNEVVIMRDYRHQNVVEMYRSALVEEELWVIMEYLQGGALTNIVNETRLNEEQIATVCEAVLQALAYLHSQGVIHRDIKSDSILLTLDGRIKLSDFGFCAQISKDISKRKSLVGTPYWMAPEVISKTPYGTKVDVWSLGIMVVEMVDGEPPYFSDTPVAAMKRLRDEPAPTVKNTQKISPVLKDFLNCMLTRDPEERASASDLLEHPFLLQSGSPRCLVPLVEQYRKRMSRS encoded by the exons ATGCCTCTGTCTGTGGTTCAAAACAGTCCCACCATGGCACTGAAGGAGAAACTTGCCTCCTGTTTTAACAGGGGTCCATCTCACATACCCCAGGCCTTCCCCTTCTGCTCTGCCGGCTGTCTCGGAATGTTTCGGcgcaagaagaagaggaggcctGAGATCTCGGCGCCACGGGATTTCGAACACCGCGTCCACACGTCTTTCGACACGGCCAAGGGCTGCTTCGTGGGGCTACCACCTCAGTGGCAGAGTGTCATAGAAACCCTGAGAAGGCCCAAACCAGTGGTGGACCCCTCTAGGATCACCAATGTGGAGCTTCGGCCTAAGAAG ACTATGGTGCGGGGGAGTTTCATCGGACATGGAGACTACATAGCTCAGGTCATCGCTGAGATGACCAAAGTTTCCGTCACCAGCTCCAACTCCCTCCGAAGGAGCAGTCCATCAGCACGGAAACGAGCCCAATCCATGGGCCGCCTGGGCGAGCTCATCGAGGGAGACACGTATGAATACCAACTACAGACCCTCCATAAAGCTGGAGGGAACTCTACCTGCTGGCAGGATAGGGTAAGGCAAGTGCGCAGCGAAAGCGGTAGCCCCAAACTCGTCCCCAAGAAGAGCTCCACCCTGCAGCCCAATGGGGTACTGCCAAGGGCGAAATCATCGTACGAGATGGAAACATCCTCAATTGGTAATCCAGCGCTACTACCACGGACATCAATCTCAACCACACCAAGAGAAGGCGGGACTATGGGTCATCGGACTACGGATAGGCTGGGAAAACAGACAAATATGGAgaggacagccaatcagaggccatCTTCCTGCGTCTATAACTTGCAGACTGGAAAACAGGCTGGGGCGAATGTTAGGGCCAAGCCAGCCGTCAATCACATGCCCGACCTGCTCTCCACATCCAAGGAAATGCCCAGGAGACCTCACTCATCCTATGACCTGAAG GTGAACTCCTCTGGCTTTTCTCCACTGCCCCTACCCAATGGCACCAGCAGCCCAATAGCAGGTCGTGGACGAACAAACAGACCATTGCGCCCCTCTTCCAGCTACACTATCGGCCTGTCCCCCGTCATAAACACGGGCCAGGACGCCTCCCAATCCCTCCTCCCCAAACAAGATAGCCCTTCCCAGCCTAGGCCTTCACCCACAGGCTCCCCAGCCACCAGCTCTGTCAGAGGATATGACCCCTCTCTCAGACCGGCCCAGCAGGCCAAACTCAGGCCCGGTCTGGAGCCGGAAACAGCCAAGGTGACCCACGAGCAGTTCAAGTCAGCCCTTCAGATGGTGGTGGACAAAGGTGACCCGCGAATCCTGCTGGAAAACTTTGTGAAGATCGGAGAGGGCTCCACCGGGGTGGTCTGTATCGCCCGTGAGAAGCACAGCGGGCGGCAGGTGGCGGTGAAGATGATGGATCTAAGGAAGCAGCAGCGAAGGGAGCTGCTCTTTAATGAG GTGGTCATTATGAGGGACTACCGTCACCAGAATGTAGTGGAGATGTACAGGAGTGCCCTGGTAGAGGAGGAGCTATGGGTTATCATGGAGTACCTGCAGGGTGGTGCTCTGACCAACATTGTTAATGAAACCAG GTTAAATGAAGAGCAGATAGCcactgtgtgtgaggctgttctGCAGGCCCTAGCCTATCTGCACTCCCAAGGAGTGATACACCGAGACATCAAAAGTGACTCTATATTGCTTACTTTGGACGGAAGG ATCAAGCTATCAGACTTTGGATTCTGTGCACAGATCAGCAAAGACATCTCTAAGAGGAAGTCCCTGGTTGGAACCCCCTACTGGATGGCCCCAGAGGTCATCTCAAAGACGCCATATGGAACTAAG GTGGACGTCTGGTCCCTGGGCATCAtggtggtggagatggtggATGGAGAGCCGCCCTACTTCAGTGACACACCAGTGGCAGCTATGAAGAGATTAAGAGATGAGCCGGCACCAACTGTCAAGAACACTCAGAAG ATTTCTCCTGTGTTGAAGGACTTCCTGAACTGCATGctaaccagggaccctgaggaGCGTGCTAGTGCCAGCGACCTGCTGGAACACCCGTTTCTCCTGCAGAGCGGCTCGCCTCGGTGTTTGGTGCCCCTGGTGGAGCAGTACCGCAAACGCATGTCTCGCAGCTGA
- the LOC136947396 gene encoding serine/threonine-protein kinase PAK 6-like isoform X3 — protein MVRGSFIGHGDYIAQVIAEMTKVSVTSSNSLRRSSPSARKRAQSMGRLGELIEGDTYEYQLQTLHKAGGNSTCWQDRVRQVRSESGSPKLVPKKSSTLQPNGVLPRAKSSYEMETSSIGNPALLPRTSISTTPREGGTMGHRTTDRLGKQTNMERTANQRPSSCVYNLQTGKQAGANVRAKPAVNHMPDLLSTSKEMPRRPHSSYDLKVNSSGFSPLPLPNGTSSPIAGRGRTNRPLRPSSSYTIGLSPVINTGQDASQSLLPKQDSPSQPRPSPTGSPATSSVRGYDPSLRPAQQAKLRPGLEPETAKVTHEQFKSALQMVVDKGDPRILLENFVKIGEGSTGVVCIAREKHSGRQVAVKMMDLRKQQRRELLFNEVVIMRDYRHQNVVEMYRSALVEEELWVIMEYLQGGALTNIVNETRLNEEQIATVCEAVLQALAYLHSQGVIHRDIKSDSILLTLDGRIKLSDFGFCAQISKDISKRKSLVGTPYWMAPEVISKTPYGTKVDVWSLGIMVVEMVDGEPPYFSDTPVAAMKRLRDEPAPTVKNTQKISPVLKDFLNCMLTRDPEERASASDLLEHPFLLQSGSPRCLVPLVEQYRKRMSRS, from the exons ATGGTGCGGGGGAGTTTCATCGGACATGGAGACTACATAGCTCAGGTCATCGCTGAGATGACCAAAGTTTCCGTCACCAGCTCCAACTCCCTCCGAAGGAGCAGTCCATCAGCACGGAAACGAGCCCAATCCATGGGCCGCCTGGGCGAGCTCATCGAGGGAGACACGTATGAATACCAACTACAGACCCTCCATAAAGCTGGAGGGAACTCTACCTGCTGGCAGGATAGGGTAAGGCAAGTGCGCAGCGAAAGCGGTAGCCCCAAACTCGTCCCCAAGAAGAGCTCCACCCTGCAGCCCAATGGGGTACTGCCAAGGGCGAAATCATCGTACGAGATGGAAACATCCTCAATTGGTAATCCAGCGCTACTACCACGGACATCAATCTCAACCACACCAAGAGAAGGCGGGACTATGGGTCATCGGACTACGGATAGGCTGGGAAAACAGACAAATATGGAgaggacagccaatcagaggccatCTTCCTGCGTCTATAACTTGCAGACTGGAAAACAGGCTGGGGCGAATGTTAGGGCCAAGCCAGCCGTCAATCACATGCCCGACCTGCTCTCCACATCCAAGGAAATGCCCAGGAGACCTCACTCATCCTATGACCTGAAG GTGAACTCCTCTGGCTTTTCTCCACTGCCCCTACCCAATGGCACCAGCAGCCCAATAGCAGGTCGTGGACGAACAAACAGACCATTGCGCCCCTCTTCCAGCTACACTATCGGCCTGTCCCCCGTCATAAACACGGGCCAGGACGCCTCCCAATCCCTCCTCCCCAAACAAGATAGCCCTTCCCAGCCTAGGCCTTCACCCACAGGCTCCCCAGCCACCAGCTCTGTCAGAGGATATGACCCCTCTCTCAGACCGGCCCAGCAGGCCAAACTCAGGCCCGGTCTGGAGCCGGAAACAGCCAAGGTGACCCACGAGCAGTTCAAGTCAGCCCTTCAGATGGTGGTGGACAAAGGTGACCCGCGAATCCTGCTGGAAAACTTTGTGAAGATCGGAGAGGGCTCCACCGGGGTGGTCTGTATCGCCCGTGAGAAGCACAGCGGGCGGCAGGTGGCGGTGAAGATGATGGATCTAAGGAAGCAGCAGCGAAGGGAGCTGCTCTTTAATGAG GTGGTCATTATGAGGGACTACCGTCACCAGAATGTAGTGGAGATGTACAGGAGTGCCCTGGTAGAGGAGGAGCTATGGGTTATCATGGAGTACCTGCAGGGTGGTGCTCTGACCAACATTGTTAATGAAACCAG GTTAAATGAAGAGCAGATAGCcactgtgtgtgaggctgttctGCAGGCCCTAGCCTATCTGCACTCCCAAGGAGTGATACACCGAGACATCAAAAGTGACTCTATATTGCTTACTTTGGACGGAAGG ATCAAGCTATCAGACTTTGGATTCTGTGCACAGATCAGCAAAGACATCTCTAAGAGGAAGTCCCTGGTTGGAACCCCCTACTGGATGGCCCCAGAGGTCATCTCAAAGACGCCATATGGAACTAAG GTGGACGTCTGGTCCCTGGGCATCAtggtggtggagatggtggATGGAGAGCCGCCCTACTTCAGTGACACACCAGTGGCAGCTATGAAGAGATTAAGAGATGAGCCGGCACCAACTGTCAAGAACACTCAGAAG ATTTCTCCTGTGTTGAAGGACTTCCTGAACTGCATGctaaccagggaccctgaggaGCGTGCTAGTGCCAGCGACCTGCTGGAACACCCGTTTCTCCTGCAGAGCGGCTCGCCTCGGTGTTTGGTGCCCCTGGTGGAGCAGTACCGCAAACGCATGTCTCGCAGCTGA
- the LOC136947396 gene encoding serine/threonine-protein kinase PAK 6-like isoform X2, whose amino-acid sequence MFRRKKKRRPEISAPRDFEHRVHTSFDTAKGCFVGLPPQWQSVIETLRRPKPVVDPSRITNVELRPKKTMVRGSFIGHGDYIAQVIAEMTKVSVTSSNSLRRSSPSARKRAQSMGRLGELIEGDTYEYQLQTLHKAGGNSTCWQDRVRQVRSESGSPKLVPKKSSTLQPNGVLPRAKSSYEMETSSIGNPALLPRTSISTTPREGGTMGHRTTDRLGKQTNMERTANQRPSSCVYNLQTGKQAGANVRAKPAVNHMPDLLSTSKEMPRRPHSSYDLKVNSSGFSPLPLPNGTSSPIAGRGRTNRPLRPSSSYTIGLSPVINTGQDASQSLLPKQDSPSQPRPSPTGSPATSSVRGYDPSLRPAQQAKLRPGLEPETAKVTHEQFKSALQMVVDKGDPRILLENFVKIGEGSTGVVCIAREKHSGRQVAVKMMDLRKQQRRELLFNEVVIMRDYRHQNVVEMYRSALVEEELWVIMEYLQGGALTNIVNETRLNEEQIATVCEAVLQALAYLHSQGVIHRDIKSDSILLTLDGRIKLSDFGFCAQISKDISKRKSLVGTPYWMAPEVISKTPYGTKVDVWSLGIMVVEMVDGEPPYFSDTPVAAMKRLRDEPAPTVKNTQKISPVLKDFLNCMLTRDPEERASASDLLEHPFLLQSGSPRCLVPLVEQYRKRMSRS is encoded by the exons ATGTTTCGGcgcaagaagaagaggaggcctGAGATCTCGGCGCCACGGGATTTCGAACACCGCGTCCACACGTCTTTCGACACGGCCAAGGGCTGCTTCGTGGGGCTACCACCTCAGTGGCAGAGTGTCATAGAAACCCTGAGAAGGCCCAAACCAGTGGTGGACCCCTCTAGGATCACCAATGTGGAGCTTCGGCCTAAGAAG ACTATGGTGCGGGGGAGTTTCATCGGACATGGAGACTACATAGCTCAGGTCATCGCTGAGATGACCAAAGTTTCCGTCACCAGCTCCAACTCCCTCCGAAGGAGCAGTCCATCAGCACGGAAACGAGCCCAATCCATGGGCCGCCTGGGCGAGCTCATCGAGGGAGACACGTATGAATACCAACTACAGACCCTCCATAAAGCTGGAGGGAACTCTACCTGCTGGCAGGATAGGGTAAGGCAAGTGCGCAGCGAAAGCGGTAGCCCCAAACTCGTCCCCAAGAAGAGCTCCACCCTGCAGCCCAATGGGGTACTGCCAAGGGCGAAATCATCGTACGAGATGGAAACATCCTCAATTGGTAATCCAGCGCTACTACCACGGACATCAATCTCAACCACACCAAGAGAAGGCGGGACTATGGGTCATCGGACTACGGATAGGCTGGGAAAACAGACAAATATGGAgaggacagccaatcagaggccatCTTCCTGCGTCTATAACTTGCAGACTGGAAAACAGGCTGGGGCGAATGTTAGGGCCAAGCCAGCCGTCAATCACATGCCCGACCTGCTCTCCACATCCAAGGAAATGCCCAGGAGACCTCACTCATCCTATGACCTGAAG GTGAACTCCTCTGGCTTTTCTCCACTGCCCCTACCCAATGGCACCAGCAGCCCAATAGCAGGTCGTGGACGAACAAACAGACCATTGCGCCCCTCTTCCAGCTACACTATCGGCCTGTCCCCCGTCATAAACACGGGCCAGGACGCCTCCCAATCCCTCCTCCCCAAACAAGATAGCCCTTCCCAGCCTAGGCCTTCACCCACAGGCTCCCCAGCCACCAGCTCTGTCAGAGGATATGACCCCTCTCTCAGACCGGCCCAGCAGGCCAAACTCAGGCCCGGTCTGGAGCCGGAAACAGCCAAGGTGACCCACGAGCAGTTCAAGTCAGCCCTTCAGATGGTGGTGGACAAAGGTGACCCGCGAATCCTGCTGGAAAACTTTGTGAAGATCGGAGAGGGCTCCACCGGGGTGGTCTGTATCGCCCGTGAGAAGCACAGCGGGCGGCAGGTGGCGGTGAAGATGATGGATCTAAGGAAGCAGCAGCGAAGGGAGCTGCTCTTTAATGAG GTGGTCATTATGAGGGACTACCGTCACCAGAATGTAGTGGAGATGTACAGGAGTGCCCTGGTAGAGGAGGAGCTATGGGTTATCATGGAGTACCTGCAGGGTGGTGCTCTGACCAACATTGTTAATGAAACCAG GTTAAATGAAGAGCAGATAGCcactgtgtgtgaggctgttctGCAGGCCCTAGCCTATCTGCACTCCCAAGGAGTGATACACCGAGACATCAAAAGTGACTCTATATTGCTTACTTTGGACGGAAGG ATCAAGCTATCAGACTTTGGATTCTGTGCACAGATCAGCAAAGACATCTCTAAGAGGAAGTCCCTGGTTGGAACCCCCTACTGGATGGCCCCAGAGGTCATCTCAAAGACGCCATATGGAACTAAG GTGGACGTCTGGTCCCTGGGCATCAtggtggtggagatggtggATGGAGAGCCGCCCTACTTCAGTGACACACCAGTGGCAGCTATGAAGAGATTAAGAGATGAGCCGGCACCAACTGTCAAGAACACTCAGAAG ATTTCTCCTGTGTTGAAGGACTTCCTGAACTGCATGctaaccagggaccctgaggaGCGTGCTAGTGCCAGCGACCTGCTGGAACACCCGTTTCTCCTGCAGAGCGGCTCGCCTCGGTGTTTGGTGCCCCTGGTGGAGCAGTACCGCAAACGCATGTCTCGCAGCTGA